A section of the Oryza sativa Japonica Group chromosome 1, ASM3414082v1 genome encodes:
- the LOC112937647 gene encoding agamous-like MADS-box protein AGL80, whose amino-acid sequence MARNRIILKKVAKDSTRRLTFKKRRRGLIKKAGELASLCGIGVCVVVYGEGEVKPEVWPSAPEARAILSRFNSAPNIDRFKRVTNQEQYLRKRIAKARERTSKADDVNRERDATIMLYEAATDKRPVADLNVQELTNLGLVINERINHLKERIERLGGAALMAPPPSTQPTEASSSLPPLVPYANGAGMEGNKRMKVSTHQKGWFINMSTMTGDAGTSADVEGNTGVGTSARGDMMHLSN is encoded by the coding sequence ATGGCTCGCAATAGGATCATCCTCAAGAAGGTCGCTAAGGATTCCACTCGGCGCCTCACATTCAAGAAGCGGCGCAGGGGCTTGATCAAGAAGGCCGGAGAGCTGGCCTCGTTGTGTGGTATTGGCGTGTGTGTGGTGGTGTATGGAGAGGGCGAGGTGAAGCCAGAGGTTTGGCCTTCTGCCCCCGAGGCACGAGCAATCCTCTCCCGCTTCAACTCGGCGCCGAACATTGATAGGTTCAAGAGGGTGACGAACCAGGAGCAGTACCTCCGAAAGCGCATCGCCAAGGCTCGGGAGCGCACGAGCAAGGCGGACGATGTCAACCGTGAGCGTGATGCTACCATCATGCTTTATGAGGCCGCCACCGATAAGCGCCCAGTGGCAGACCTCAATGTCCAGGAGCTCACCAACCTCGGATTGGTGATCAATGAGCGCATCAACCACCTGAAGGAACGCATTGAGCGCCTTGGAGGTGCGGCCCTCATGGCGCCACCGCCATCGACGCAACCGACGGAGGCATCATCATCCTTGCCACCGCTAGTGCCATACGCCAATGGTGCTGGCATGGAAGGGAACAAGAGGATGAAGGTGAGCACGCATCAGAAAGGCTGGTTCATTAACATGAGCACCATGACAGGTGACGCAGGGACCTCTGCCGACGTTGAAGGCAATACTGGTGTTGGCACCAGCGCTAGGGGTGACATGATGCATCTTTCCAACTAG
- the LOC107277055 gene encoding agamous-like MADS-box protein AGL80: MARKKIVLDRIANDATRRATFKKRRRGLLKKASELATLCDVDACLVVYGEGDAEPEVWPSTEVAMNVLRQFRALPEMEQCKKMMNQEDFLRLRIGKLKEQLRKMDRDNHERETLILLHDALQGRLGTYESLSVEQLTSVDCLASARLKVITDRLVEIRAPNEDGQVLVPPPPPPPPALPAPPPPPAPMLPLAPPPTHVTPAMPLSSMPPPAFHGMNHHHHQNHFINHGGNDQNAWLMNVARNGGDLGALVYSAFASSSSSNTGGAGTSAAGAAAPGPDMMDLANPDMPGFGCPWDDDSAGPSFPPM, encoded by the coding sequence ATGGCTCGCAAGAAGATCGTCCTGGACCGCATCGCCAACGacgcgacgcggcgggcgacgttcaagaagcggcggcgcgggctgcTGAAGAAGGCGAGCGAGCTGGCGACGCTGTGCGACGTGGACGCGTGCCTGGTGGTGTACGGGGAGGGGGACGCGGAGCCAGAGGTGTGGCCGTCGACGGAGGTGGCCATGAACGTGCTGCGGCAGTTCAGGGCGCTGCCGGAGATGGAGCAGTGCAAGAAGATGATGAACCAGGAGGACTTCCTCCGCCTCCGGATCGGCAAGCTCAAGGAGCAGCTGCGCAAGATGGACCGCGACAACCACGAGCGGGAGACGCTCATcctcctccacgacgccctccaGGGACGCCTCGGCACCTACGAGTCCCTCTCCGTCGAGCAGCTCACCAGCGTCGACTGCCTCGCCAGCGCCAGGCTCAAGGTCATCACCGACCGCCTCGTCGAGATCCGCGCCCCCAACGAGGACGGCCAGGTGCTCgttcccccacctcctcctcccccgccggcgctccccgctcctcctccgcctccggcgccAATGCTtcctctcgcgccgccgccgactcatGTTACTCCGGCCATGCCGCTGTCTTctatgccgccgccggcgttccACGGGatgaaccaccaccaccaccagaaccACTTCATCAACCATGGCGGCAACGACCAGAACGCCTGGCTCATGAACGTCGCCAGGAacggcggcgacctcggcgCCCTCGTCTACAGCGCCTTCGCCAGCAGCTCCTCCTCCAACACCGGTGGCGCCGGCAccagcgccgccggcgccgccgccccgggcCCTGACATGATGGATCTCGCCAACCCGGACATGCCGGGATTCGGGTGTCCCTGGGACGACGATTCTGCGGGGCCATCTTTCCCTCCCATGtaa
- the LOC4325148 gene encoding chitinase 10 precursor, translating into MAKPTPAPRATPFLLAAVLSIVVVAASGAEARWYGGGGGGGYSPSPSPVSSIVSEQLYASLFLHKDDAACPARGFYTYASFVRAATRFPRFAATGCADARKREVAAFLAQISHETTGGWATAPDGPYAWGLCYKEEINPQSSYCDATDKQWPCYPGKSYHGRGPIQISWNFNYGPAGQALGFDGLRNPEIVANCSDIAFQTALWFWMTPRDTKPSCHQVMVGEYRPGPADVAANRTAGFGLVTNIVNGGLECNRAGDARVNNRIGFYRRYCQVLGVDVGPNLDCEHQQPF; encoded by the exons ATGGCGAAGCCCACTCCTGCTCCTCGCGCCACACcattcctcctcgccgccgtgctctccatcgtcgtcgtcgcggcctccggcgcggaggcgcggtggtacggcggcggcggcggcggcgggtacaGCCCCAGCCCCAGCCCGGTGTCGTCGATCGTCAGCGAGCAGCTGTACGCCTCCCTGTTCCTGCACAAGGACGACGCGGCCTGCCCGGCGAGGGGGTTCTACACCTACGCGTCCTTCGTCAGGGCCGCGACGAGGTTCCCCCGGTTCGCCGCCACGGGCTGCGCCGACGCCCGCAAGCGCGAGGTCGCCGCCTTCCTCGCGCAGATCTCCCACGAGACCACCGGCGGCTGGGCCACCGCGCCCGACGGCCCCTACGCCTGGGGCCTCTGCTACAAGGAGGAGATCAACCCGCAGAGCAGCTACTGCGACGCCACCGACAAGCAGTGGCCGTGCTACCCCGGCAAGTCCTACCATGGCCGAGGCCCCATCCAAATCTCATG GAACTTCAACTACGGGCCGGCGGGCCAGGCCCTGGGCTTCGATGGTCTGCGCAACCCGGAGATCGTGGCCAACTGCTCGGACATAGCGTTCCAGACGGCGCTGTGGTTCTGGATGACGCCGAGGGACACCAAGCCGTCGTGCCACCAGGTGATGGTCGGGGAGtaccggcccggcccggccgacgTGGCGGCTAACCGCACGGCGGGCTTCGGGCTGGTCACCAACATCGTCAACGGCGGGCTCGAGTGCAACCGGGCAGGCGACGCCCGGGTGAACAACCGCATCGGCTTCTACCGGCGCTACTGCCAGGTGCTCGGCGTCGACGTCGGGCCCAACCTCGACTGCGAGCACCAGCAGCCCTTCTAG
- the LOC4325150 gene encoding uncharacterized protein: MAGSWVRTITSPFRKVFGAQPHKDGGKRPQQPNSGMMVQHVVVDAERSKLHGEVMACAYEDVQVMWDMLDKARIREFNSS, translated from the exons ATGGCCGGTTCATGGGTGCGCACCATCACGTCGCCGTTCCGCAAGGTGTTCGGCGCGCAGCCGCACAAGGACGGCGGCAAGCGGCCGCAGCAGCCAAACTCCG GGATGATGGTGCAGCACGTCGTGGTGGACGCCGAGAGATCGAAGCTGCACGGCGAGGTGATGGCGTGCGCGTACGAGGACGTTCAGGTGATGTGGGATATGCTGGACAAGGCCAGGATCCGTGAGTTCAATAGCAGCTAG